One uncultured Fretibacterium sp. genomic window carries:
- a CDS encoding alanine:cation symporter family protein — MESILALPFFEELLKWTTQANSFLWGTKFLIPLLCGTGIFFTLRLGFVQVSKFGMACRRLFGNFSLFGEAAGKSGMSSFQALTTAIAAQVGTGNLVGAMTALVTGGPGAIFWMWVAAFFGMATNFGEACLAQLYKEEDETGQVVGGPAYYISRGLGNGPVAKFLAGFFAVAIILALGFMGNMVQANSI; from the coding sequence ATGGAAAGCATTTTAGCGTTACCCTTTTTCGAGGAACTCCTGAAATGGACCACTCAGGCGAACAGTTTTCTCTGGGGCACGAAATTCCTGATCCCGCTTCTCTGCGGAACGGGGATATTCTTCACCCTTCGCCTGGGGTTCGTCCAGGTCTCGAAGTTCGGTATGGCCTGCCGCAGGCTCTTCGGCAATTTCTCGCTCTTCGGAGAGGCCGCTGGAAAGTCGGGAATGAGCTCGTTCCAAGCCCTGACGACGGCCATCGCCGCTCAGGTCGGGACGGGGAACCTGGTGGGGGCCATGACCGCCCTCGTCACCGGCGGCCCCGGAGCCATCTTCTGGATGTGGGTCGCCGCCTTCTTCGGCATGGCCACCAACTTCGGCGAGGCCTGCCTGGCGCAGCTCTATAAGGAGGAGGACGAGACGGGACAGGTGGTCGGCGGCCCGGCCTACTACATCTCCCGCGGGCTCGGCAACGGGCCTGTCGCGAAGTTCCTCGCGGGCTTCTTCGCCGTCGCCATCATCCTGGCCCTCGGGTTCATGGGCAACATGGTCCAGGCCAACTCCATCAG